From the Mycobacterium sp. 155 genome, the window GTTCGTCACGACGTTCGTCTTTGCTCAGGAGTCGGCAGAGGCGCCGAGCACAGAGGCGCCCACCGCGATCTCTCAGCTGAACATCAGCCCAGCTGAGAAACAACAATTCGAACTCATGAAGTCAAAAGACATGGTCGACGATGCGACTGTTGAACAACTGACCAAGGACAACGCGCCGAGCAACGACATGTACAAGATCGAATGGCTGCCGCTGATCGGGATAACCGCGTTGGCTGCCGCTTACCTGGCGTTTGTCTATCTCATGTCCTTCCGCGAATACCGCGAAGTGATCGCAGCCAGGTTCGGACCGGGACAGGAATCATGAATTTTTGGACTCTTTTTGAATACGGCGCCTGGGTTTTGGCTGGGCTCGTCGCCGCCTGGATGCTGTTCGACGCATACAAGATCAGCCGCGACTACGACGAGGAATTCCTCGTGCACACCATCGAGGATCTCGGCGAGGACGCTGAATGGCAGCACGCGGATGACATAGAAGGGCGTCAATCATGAGCGAAGTCACCGCCAGTGGGGGCACCGAAGCGCTCACTCTGAAGAAGGTGCTGGGCCCGATCCATATCTGGGGGTTGGGCGTCGGCATCGTGTTGGTCGGCGAGTTCATGGGCTGGAACTTCACGGTGGGGAAGGGAGGCCTCTACGGCTCGCTGATCGCATGCTGGTTCGTCGGCCTGCTCTACACCTGTGTCGTCATGATCAACTCCGAGGTTGCTTCCGCGATCCCGGCAGCCGGCGGTCAGTACGCCCAGGCCAAGCACTCGATCGGCCCGCTGATGGCGTTCAATGTGGGGCTCTATCTCACCATGGCTTACACCATGCTGGAGGCCGCCAACGCGAACGTTCTCGGCGATCTGCTCAGTACGATGTCGGGGTTGTTAGGTAATAAACAGCACCTCTCCGCCTACCCGTTCGCCGTGCTGGCAATCATGCTCCTCGCACTACTGAACTACCGCGGCGTGCTGGCGACATTGTCGGTCAACTTCATCATCACCGGCTTCGCCTTCTTGACGATCATCGCGCTGTTCATCGGAGTTACCGGCTGGGATATGGGCAGCCAGTTCAGTGCACTCGTCTCATCGTCTGATGCCGGGCTTCCCTACGGCTGGATAGGCGTGATCGCAGCGTTCCAGTTCGGCATGTGGTTCTACCTCGGCATCGAGGGCACCGCCCAGGCGGCGGAGGAATGCCGCTCTCCGAGCCGATCGATTCCGCTCGGCAGCCTGGCCGGCATCATGACGCTGATCATCGCGGCCAGCTTGACCTGGTACCTCTGCGCGGCTCTGCTGCCTTGGCAGTATTTGGGCCAGTCGATCACGCCGTTGTTCGACGCCGCTCAGCTCACCCATTCGGGTGTGCTCGTGTGGCTGCTGTTCCTCGGCACGCTGGCGGCGACCCTCGCATCGGCGAACGGCTGCATCACCGACTCCTCGCGGTCATGGTTCGCGATGAGTCGTGACCATTACCTCCCGGAGTGGTTCGGAGCCGTGCACCCGCGGTACCGGACGCCGTACCGCTCGATCCTGTTCCTGGTACCGGTGGCTATCGCCTTCGCGATCCTTCCGCTGCTGCTGAACCAACCTACGCTGCTGTCAACCGTGATCACGTTCTCGATTCTGTCGGGTCTGCTGACCTACGCGTTCATGGTCGTCAACATGCTGAGGTTCCGGAAGCTGTGGCCGATCGGCTCCATCAAGCGGGCGTACACCCTGCCGATGCATCCGATTCCCTCGATTGCGCTGGCAGTGATCGCGGCGATTGTGTTCTTCGCGACCTACCTGGGCTTCGGCAGCACACTGATGTCAATCCTGGTGTTCTACTTGCTCGCCTCGGTGTGGTTCGTTCTCCGGCGGTTCAAGTACGTCGACCGGGACGCCGAGTTCACCGCGCCGTTGCCGCGTCCTCGAGGTTACTGATGTCCGGAACGCTCTGGATCGCGCTGGCGATGGCCGCAGTGGGGGCGGTGGTGCTCACGTATCAGCACCGCCGTCACCTGGCCAGCGTCCAGCGTGACCGGGCGGCATTGTTCGAGCACGCCACCAGCGTGCTCGAACAATGCCGCGTCGTTCCTCGCGGGCTCGACTTCCCGATGCTCTACGGGCGGTTCGACGGCCGGGACGTACGGGTCGAACCCGTGGTCGACAATCTCGCCCTACGAACCGTCCCGGTGCTGCGTCTGGTGGTCACCATGCGTGAGGAGTTCCCCGGGCAGGCGAGGTTGTCCGTGCTCAGCAATGAGACCGGAAACGAGTTTTACTCCGGTCACCGTGACCTGCTGCGGTGGCGCGACGAGGCGTGGCCCAAGTGGGTTTCGGTGGCCTGTGCCCCCGAGGGCGTGGATCGCGAACTGGCCGAGGCCGCCGTAAGCTTGGTGACCGAGGATTCCATGGTGAAGCAGGTACTGGTCACCGAGCGGGGTGTCCGGTGCGTCGTTCGTGGCGCACAGGCCAGCTCGGCGGCCTACCGCGTCACTCGGCGGGTCGATCTGTCCGAGGCACGGGTGACGGCGGAGGATCTGCGTCGGACGGTCACGATGGCCCGCGACTTGTGCGATCAGATCGCCGGCCTGGCCGCACATCGCCCGGTAGGAGTATCGGAGGCAGAGTCGCTGTGAACCGACCAATTCACCCGTTGTTGGTCCTTGGCATCGCCATGGTCCTGCCAGGGGTGGGGCAGGTAGTAAACGGACAGCCCCGGCGCGGTTTGGTGTTCGCCTTCTACACCGTGCTGCTGGCAGTGGTTACCTACCTGGCGGCTCCGGAATCGGCGACCCCCATCGGACGGGTCGCCGGAGGGGTGTTCGTATACGCCCTCAGCCTGCTCGACGCCTATCGAGTCGCCGCCATTCGGTGGCACGCCGCCAAAAGCGCCTGACAACAAAACTAATTATGGCCGGTCAGCCCTGGGGCTGACCGGCCATAATTATTGAACTGGTTCGTTATTGATTTCGCTCAGAAGGTCTTTCCGGCCGAGCCGAGCTGCTGGGTGGCTTCGACGAGGCGGGCCGCGAGCCCGGCTTCGGCCTTAGCGCCCCACACGCGCGGGTCGTAGGTCTTCTTGTTGCCGATCTCGCCGTCGACCTTCACCACGCCGTCGTAGTTCTTGAGCATGTGGTCGGCCACGGGACGCGTGTACGCGTATTGCAGGTCCGTGTCGATGTTCATCTTGATGGTGCCGTAGGAGACAGCGTCCGCAATCTCCTGATCGCTCGAGCCCGAGCCACCGTGGAAGACGAGGTCGAACGGCTTGTCCTTGCCGATCTTGGCGCCGACCTGATCCTGGATGTCCTTCAGGATCTCCGGACGCAGCTTGACGCCACCGGGCTTGTACACACCGTGCACGTTGCCAAAAGTCAGCGCCGTGATGTAGCGGCCATTCTCGCCCGCGCCGAGCGCATCGATCGTGGCCAGCGCGTCCTCGACCGTGGTGTACAGCTTTTCGTTGATGGCGTTCTCGACGCCGTCTTCCTCACCACCGACGGTGCCGATCTCGACCTCGAGGATGATCTTGGCGGCTGACGTACGTGCGAGCAGTTCGCGGGCGATCTTCAGGTTGTCCTGCAGAGGCTCAGCGGAGCCGTCCCACATATGCGAGTTGAACAGCGGGTTACGACCGGCCTTGACCTCTTCTTCGGAAGCGGCCAGCAGCGGCAGGACGAAGCCGTCCAGCTTGTCCTTGGGGCAGTGATCGGTGTGTAGCGCGATGTTGACGTTGTACTGCTTCGCGACCTCGCGAGCGAAGGCCACGAATCCGAGGGAACCGACAACCATGTTCTTGGCCGCAGCGCCCGACCAGTAGGCAGAACCGCCCGTGGTGATCTGGAGAATGCCGTCGGACTCAGCGTCGGCAAAGCCACGCAGGGCCGCGTTCAACGTCTGGGAGGATGTGACGTTCACAGCTGGGTATGCGAAGCCGCCCGCCTTCGCACGGTCGAGCATCTCGGAATAGATCTCTGGGGTTGCAATGGGCATGCTGACTCCTGTGTTGAGTTTCGTCGTTCGTTAGGGAAACGAGCCTTGGCCGGTGTGCCGCGGACTAGGACGATGTCGTCCAAGCAGGGCAGCCGCCGACCGTCCCAGCCCTCTGGCGTGTGACGGTTCGACGGCTGCCATACCGAGAGGCGTCGAGTGCTGTATTACTCGACAACCTCGCCGGTGGTTTCGTAGGTGGCGATCTTGCCGATACGCCGGACGTGGCGCTCGGCATTGCTGAATGGTTCAGTCAGGAAGGCCTCGATCAGTTCCGTAGCCTCTTCAACGGTGTGCTGGCGGCCACCGACTGCAACCACGTTGGCGTCGTTGTGCTCGCGGGCCAGTTTGGCCGTGTCGAGGTTCCATACCAGGGCCGCGCGCACGCCTTTGACCTTGTTCGCGGCGATTTGCTCACCGTTGCCCGAGCCGCCCAGCACAATCCCGAGGGCGTCCACGCCGGCGGCCTGGTCGGCCACAACGGCGAGCGCAGCGTTGATGCAGAATGCCGGGTAGTCGTCCTCGGCGTCGTAAACAGCAGGCCCGTGGTTCACCATCTCGTAGCCCTTGGCTGACAGTGCTTCGATCAGGTGGGAGCTGAGCTCCATGCCGGCGTGGTCGGTTGCGATATGAACGCGCATGAATAGGGGTCCTTCAGACTGGTTGGGATGCGGCGTTATTTGCCAAATGCGAGCTGGGCGTTCGCGCGAAGCGATTCGATGGCCTCGGCGGGCGACGGCTTTCCGTACACGGACGATCCGGCCACAAAGATGTTGGCACCGGCCTCCGCGGCGCGGGTGATGTTCTCCTCCGTGACACCGCCGTCGACCTGGATGGCCACGTTCACGCCGGAACCCTCGACCGCAGCACGGGCGCGGCGGATCTTGGGCAGCGTGACGTCCAGGAAGGCCTGGCCACCGAAGCCCGGCTCCACCGTCATGACTAGCAGCATGTCCAGTTCGGGCAGCATGTCCAGGTACGGCTCCACCGGGGTCGCCGGACGCAGCGCCATGCCCGCCTTGGCTCCGCGTGCACGAAGTTCCCGGGCGAGTTTGATGGGGGCGACAGCCGCCTCGACGTGGAATGTCACCGAGTCCACGCCGGCGTCGGCGAACGGCGGCGCCCAGCGGTCCGGGTCGGCGATCATCAGGTGGGCGTCCAGCGGGATGGGGCTGACCTTCTTCAACCGCTGTACGACCGGCAGACCGATCGTCAGGTTCGGCACGAAGTGGTTGTCCATGACATCCACGTGCGCGGCATCGGCGTTGCTGATGCGAGCCAGCTCGGCTTCGAGGTTGGCGAAGTCAGCCGAGAGGATGCTGGGGTTGATACAGCATTTCGGCGATGAAGCGGACATGGTTTCTGCCTTTCGGTAGCGGTCAGTTCAGGGCATGCGATATCGGGGCCGTCGGCCACGGATCGCGCCGCGGCCCGGTTGCCGGCCGCGTGGAGACCCGTTGGCCTCCACGCGGCCGAGACAACCCGGAGGCGGGTTAGGAACCCTTCTGAGCAGAAGCGAGGGCACCCTCGACGTCGGCCAGGAGGTCCTTCCAGCTGGCAACGAACTTGTCCAGACCTTCGGACTCGAGCAATGCGACGACCTCATCGTAGGAGATACCGAGGCCTTCGATGGCGTTAAGCACATCTTTTGCCTCCTCGTACGTGCCGGTGATGGTGTCACCGGTGACCACGCCGTGGTCGAACGTGGCGTCCAGGGTCTTCTCCGGCATGGTGTTCACCACGTCGGCAGCCACGAGTTCGGTCACATACAGGGTGTCGGGGTAGGCCGGATCCTTCACGCCGGTCGAGGCCCACAGGGGACGCTGCGGGCGCGCACCGGCCTTGGCCAGCAATGCCCAGCGCTCGGTGGAGAAAAGTTCCTCGTAGACCTGGTAGGCCAAGCGGGCGTTGGCAACACCCGCCTTGCCCTTGAGCGCCTTGGCCGCGTCGGTGCCGATGGCGTCGAGGCGCTTGTCGATTTCGGTATCGACGCGGGAGACGAAGAAGGACGCGACCGAGTGGATCTTGGACAGGTCGTGGCCGTTGCTCTGGGCCTGCTCCAGGCCGGACTGGAAGGCGTTGATCACGGCGCGGTAGCGCTCCAGCGAGAAGATCAGGGTCACGTTGACGCTGATGCCCTCGGCCAGGGTGGCGGTGATTGCTTCCAGGCCCTCGCGGGTGGCGGGGATCTTGATCAGGACGTTGTCCTTGGCGACCTTCTTGTAGAGGTTCTTCGCCTCGGCAATGGTCCCGGCGGCGTCCCACGCCAGGCGGGGGTCGACCTCGATGGAGACCCGACCGTCGACGTGGTCTGTGGCCGCGGCGACGGGGGCGAACAGGTCGCAGGCGTCGGCGACGTCGGCGGTGGTGATCTCGAAGATCGTCTCTTCGACGTTGGCGCCCCGTGCGGCGAGTTCGGCGATCTTTGCGTCGTAGTCGCTACCGGTGGTGATCGCGGCCTGGAAGATCGACGGGTTGGTGGTGACACCCACGACGTTCTTCTCGTCGATCAACTTCTGCAGCGAACCGGTCTCGAGGCGATTGCGGGAGAGGTCGTCAAGCCAGATCGACACGCCGGCTTTCGAAAGCTCTGCGGTGGGGGTTGCGTTGGTCATCGTTTTCTGATTCTTCCTTCGAATATCGAATAGGTTGGCTAGCTTGCGATCGCGCCGCGGGACTGCCCGGTGGACGGTCCCGCGGCGCGCTGGCAGCTTAGTTGCCTGCGGCGGCGATGGAGTCCTTAGCGGCAGCGACAACCGCTTCTGCGGTGATGCCGAACTCCTGGAACAGGCGCTTGTAGTCCGCCGAGGCGCCGAAGTGCTCAAGGCTGACGGAACGACCGGCGTCGCCGACCAATTCCTTCCAACCCAGGGCCAACCCGGCCTCGACCGAGACGCGGGCGGTCACGGCGGCGGGCAGCACGGACTCCCGGTAGGCGGCGTCCTGCTTGTTGAACCACTCGACGCACGGCATGGAGACCACGCGAGTGGGGATGCCTTCGGCCTGGAGTGCTTCGCGAGCCTGGACCGCGAGGTGAACCTCGGAACCGGTGGCAATCAGGATCACCTGGGCCGGGGCGGTGGCGCCGTTCTTGGAGGCCTCAGCCAACACGTAGCCACCCTTGGCCACGCCGGCCGCGGATCCGAAGGTGTCGCCCTCGGCCGCACCTTCGCCGCGGGCGAAGGTCGGGATGTTCTGACGGGTCAGCACGATGCCCGCCGGGTTCTCGTGGTTCTCCAGGATGGTCTTCCACGCCACGCCGACCTCGTTGGCGTCGCCGGGACGAACGACATCCAGGCCGGGGATCGCGCGCAGGGTCGACAGCTGCTCCACCGGCTGGTGGGTCGGGCCGTCCTCGCCGAGGCCGATGGAGTCGTGTGACCACACGTAGACAGACGGCACACCCATCAGTGCGGACAGGCGGATAGCCGGGCGCTGGTAGTCACTGAAGATCAGGAACGTACCGGAGAACGCGCGGGTGGGTCCGTGCAGCGAGATGCCGTTGACGATCGACGCGGCAGCGTGCTCGCGGATACCGAAGTGCAGGACCCGTCCGTAGGGGTTGCCCTTCCACGAACTCGTCGAGCGG encodes:
- a CDS encoding APC family permease; the protein is MSEVTASGGTEALTLKKVLGPIHIWGLGVGIVLVGEFMGWNFTVGKGGLYGSLIACWFVGLLYTCVVMINSEVASAIPAAGGQYAQAKHSIGPLMAFNVGLYLTMAYTMLEAANANVLGDLLSTMSGLLGNKQHLSAYPFAVLAIMLLALLNYRGVLATLSVNFIITGFAFLTIIALFIGVTGWDMGSQFSALVSSSDAGLPYGWIGVIAAFQFGMWFYLGIEGTAQAAEECRSPSRSIPLGSLAGIMTLIIAASLTWYLCAALLPWQYLGQSITPLFDAAQLTHSGVLVWLLFLGTLAATLASANGCITDSSRSWFAMSRDHYLPEWFGAVHPRYRTPYRSILFLVPVAIAFAILPLLLNQPTLLSTVITFSILSGLLTYAFMVVNMLRFRKLWPIGSIKRAYTLPMHPIPSIALAVIAAIVFFATYLGFGSTLMSILVFYLLASVWFVLRRFKYVDRDAEFTAPLPRPRGY
- a CDS encoding ribose-5-phosphate isomerase — translated: MRVHIATDHAGMELSSHLIEALSAKGYEMVNHGPAVYDAEDDYPAFCINAALAVVADQAAGVDALGIVLGGSGNGEQIAANKVKGVRAALVWNLDTAKLAREHNDANVVAVGGRQHTVEEATELIEAFLTEPFSNAERHVRRIGKIATYETTGEVVE
- the rpe gene encoding ribulose-phosphate 3-epimerase; amino-acid sequence: MSASSPKCCINPSILSADFANLEAELARISNADAAHVDVMDNHFVPNLTIGLPVVQRLKKVSPIPLDAHLMIADPDRWAPPFADAGVDSVTFHVEAAVAPIKLARELRARGAKAGMALRPATPVEPYLDMLPELDMLLVMTVEPGFGGQAFLDVTLPKIRRARAAVEGSGVNVAIQVDGGVTEENITRAAEAGANIFVAGSSVYGKPSPAEAIESLRANAQLAFGK
- the tal gene encoding transaldolase, yielding MTNATPTAELSKAGVSIWLDDLSRNRLETGSLQKLIDEKNVVGVTTNPSIFQAAITTGSDYDAKIAELAARGANVEETIFEITTADVADACDLFAPVAAATDHVDGRVSIEVDPRLAWDAAGTIAEAKNLYKKVAKDNVLIKIPATREGLEAITATLAEGISVNVTLIFSLERYRAVINAFQSGLEQAQSNGHDLSKIHSVASFFVSRVDTEIDKRLDAIGTDAAKALKGKAGVANARLAYQVYEELFSTERWALLAKAGARPQRPLWASTGVKDPAYPDTLYVTELVAADVVNTMPEKTLDATFDHGVVTGDTITGTYEEAKDVLNAIEGLGISYDEVVALLESEGLDKFVASWKDLLADVEGALASAQKGS